A window of Pirellula sp. SH-Sr6A contains these coding sequences:
- a CDS encoding ABC transporter ATP-binding protein: protein MALVELRGVSKSFSKGEETITPLDNISMDIEEGEFISLMGPSGTGKSTLLNLVSGIDRPDAGTITVDGTDVTKLSRTQLADWRAANFGYIFQTHNLIPVLTAYENVELPTLLLKLSSAKRRQRVELALEAVGLSDRANHYPRQLSGGQEQRVGIARAIVAHPKVVVADEPTGSLDSETSDQVQILLQRLNRELNITMLMVTHDSNVAAIATKQLILDRGKFLARAEGAAR, encoded by the coding sequence ATGGCACTCGTAGAACTTCGTGGTGTAAGCAAGAGCTTTAGTAAGGGCGAAGAGACCATCACGCCACTTGACAACATCAGCATGGACATTGAGGAAGGCGAGTTCATCTCCTTAATGGGTCCCAGTGGTACCGGCAAAAGCACGCTGCTTAACTTGGTGAGCGGAATTGACCGGCCCGATGCGGGAACAATCACTGTCGATGGGACAGATGTGACCAAGTTGTCTCGCACGCAGCTTGCTGATTGGAGAGCTGCCAACTTTGGGTACATATTTCAGACACACAATCTCATTCCTGTGTTGACCGCTTATGAGAATGTTGAACTACCAACGCTGCTGTTGAAGTTATCCTCCGCGAAACGAAGGCAACGAGTTGAACTGGCTCTAGAGGCGGTCGGCTTGAGCGATCGAGCAAACCACTATCCCCGCCAGCTTTCCGGTGGACAAGAACAACGCGTGGGAATTGCTCGTGCAATCGTGGCTCATCCGAAAGTTGTTGTGGCGGATGAACCGACTGGGAGTCTGGACTCAGAAACCAGCGACCAAGTTCAGATACTACTACAGAGACTTAATCGTGAACTCAATATCACGATGTTGATGGTCACGCACGATAGCAACGTCGCGGCCATTGCAACCAAGCAATTAATCCTTGATCGGGGCAAGTTCCTGGCTCGCGCTGAAGGAGCAGCTCGATGA
- a CDS encoding TolC family protein: MKMNVARWIICSAACMSVGCSGLERHIRSSEQATVYASPSLQSDAVSQKSKTGINTPLEQDHALRTQPVSQAAYAHQSSQAAGVVEPASVDVVMVDPVASTEAIADGATLEELLSLAFANNPAIKELAATTQIAAGYRTQVGLYANPMLGYQGQQLADAGTDQHLLFVQQQIITGDKRALNRAVLNEAVRAQVQELEAQKLRVATDIKTAYYDSLRIQEQLASIDQFFELLKQGVNAAEKRMQAGEGSKIDLLQTQVQVKQLELDRRQLSASLSARLREIVALAGMPNMQLQAVAGELPKLPASQDWKAVEDGLVATSPEYAAAQARIRQASAAIRRQESQPLPNLNVQFGAGVDNSTDSGMMNVQVGAPIPVFNKNQGNIAAARAEYCRAVQEAQRIDNAIRARLAIASGDYARAAEAVDMYLSELLPAAQETLDLAEGAYRAGEQDFIQLLVTRRTYFDTNLAYIAARAQLATAQAQIDGYMLTGALNAVINNSGDDSLRGLTLDQE; encoded by the coding sequence ATGAAAATGAATGTTGCACGATGGATAATCTGCTCAGCCGCTTGCATGTCGGTTGGCTGCAGTGGACTGGAGCGACACATCCGTTCAAGCGAGCAAGCAACGGTCTATGCATCCCCAAGTTTGCAAAGCGACGCCGTTAGCCAAAAAAGCAAGACGGGCATCAATACACCGTTGGAACAAGACCACGCATTGCGAACTCAACCGGTTTCGCAAGCCGCGTATGCTCATCAGTCGTCTCAAGCTGCCGGTGTAGTCGAACCCGCGTCCGTTGACGTTGTCATGGTCGACCCAGTGGCTTCGACTGAAGCCATTGCAGACGGCGCAACGCTCGAAGAACTCTTGTCGCTTGCGTTCGCAAACAATCCAGCCATTAAGGAACTGGCCGCGACGACTCAGATCGCAGCAGGTTATCGCACACAAGTCGGTCTGTACGCCAATCCGATGCTGGGCTACCAAGGCCAACAGTTGGCTGACGCTGGGACAGATCAGCACCTACTATTCGTTCAACAGCAGATCATTACCGGCGATAAGCGTGCACTGAATCGTGCTGTACTTAATGAAGCCGTACGAGCCCAAGTACAAGAACTAGAAGCCCAGAAGCTTCGAGTTGCGACAGACATCAAGACCGCCTATTACGACAGCCTTCGAATTCAAGAACAACTGGCATCGATCGATCAGTTTTTTGAATTGCTGAAGCAAGGGGTGAATGCGGCTGAGAAACGTATGCAAGCAGGCGAAGGCTCCAAGATCGACCTTTTGCAGACTCAAGTTCAAGTCAAGCAGCTGGAACTTGATCGAAGGCAGCTTTCAGCTTCGCTGTCGGCCCGGCTGCGGGAGATCGTTGCTCTAGCTGGCATGCCGAACATGCAACTACAGGCAGTCGCGGGAGAACTGCCGAAGCTTCCAGCGAGCCAAGACTGGAAAGCAGTTGAAGATGGACTTGTTGCTACCAGTCCCGAGTACGCTGCCGCTCAAGCTCGAATCCGTCAAGCCAGCGCAGCGATCCGACGTCAAGAATCTCAGCCCTTACCAAACCTAAACGTGCAGTTCGGTGCAGGCGTCGATAACAGCACCGACTCGGGCATGATGAATGTGCAGGTTGGTGCGCCAATTCCAGTTTTCAACAAGAACCAAGGCAACATCGCTGCGGCTCGCGCTGAGTACTGTCGAGCGGTGCAAGAAGCACAGCGCATCGACAACGCGATTCGTGCGCGGCTCGCGATTGCTTCTGGGGACTACGCTCGAGCAGCCGAGGCCGTCGACATGTACTTAAGCGAACTTTTGCCCGCTGCCCAAGAAACATTGGATCTAGCCGAGGGCGCGTACCGAGCCGGTGAACAGGATTTCATCCAGCTACTTGTTACGCGACGAACGTACTTTGACACGAACCTTGCCTACATCGCAGCTCGTGCCCAACTGGCCACGGCGCAGGCACAAATCGATGGTTATATGCTGACCGGGGCGCTCAATGCTGTCATTAACAACAGCGGAGACGACTCGCTTCGGGGACTAACCCTTGACCAGGAATAA
- a CDS encoding ABC transporter permease, with the protein MLLPWEYGVRNLARRPVRTALTMMALATVVMLVFVVVGFIRGLEQSLTASGDENVVLVYSVNSEENIENSSIPARTPSLLTASVDGTVKRFGLNHASPELYAGTRVKSENNEGGLGLVRGVTLAAPLVRRSVQLIDGAWPSDGEVMVGRLAAAKLGSSEDEIAIGKSIEFEGRSWNISGRFAAGGAAYESEIWCRLSDFQTASKRQDISLVALLLSPGSSPAEVELFCKERTDLELRAIAETEYYATLQQHYKPVRLLAWLVVVLVSSAGIFAGLNMMYGAVAGRVREIATLQAIGYRRCAILISLIQEGVLLSAAGSLVSGVIALTVLNGMAVRFTMGAFTLRIDGVAILIGCSVGLLLGVVGALPPALKALRAEVAASLKAV; encoded by the coding sequence ATGCTGCTTCCCTGGGAATACGGCGTTCGCAATCTGGCCAGGCGACCGGTGCGCACGGCATTAACGATGATGGCACTGGCCACTGTCGTGATGTTGGTGTTCGTCGTGGTCGGGTTCATTCGCGGACTTGAACAGTCGTTGACCGCAAGCGGCGACGAGAACGTCGTATTGGTTTACTCGGTGAACTCAGAGGAGAACATTGAGAATTCATCAATCCCCGCTCGGACACCATCCTTATTGACTGCCAGTGTAGATGGAACGGTCAAGCGATTTGGGCTCAATCATGCGTCTCCGGAGTTGTACGCAGGCACACGAGTCAAGAGCGAGAACAATGAAGGCGGATTGGGATTGGTGCGGGGTGTAACTCTCGCCGCGCCACTGGTCCGACGATCAGTTCAGTTGATCGATGGTGCTTGGCCAAGTGACGGCGAGGTGATGGTAGGGCGATTGGCGGCCGCAAAGCTAGGGAGCAGCGAAGATGAAATCGCGATCGGAAAGAGCATTGAGTTCGAGGGACGTTCGTGGAACATCAGTGGAAGATTCGCTGCCGGGGGGGCTGCTTATGAGTCTGAGATTTGGTGCAGGTTGTCCGATTTTCAAACTGCATCAAAGCGGCAAGACATTAGTTTAGTGGCGTTGCTCTTATCGCCGGGCAGTTCACCTGCTGAAGTTGAATTGTTTTGTAAGGAACGCACAGACCTCGAGCTTCGGGCGATAGCGGAAACGGAGTATTACGCAACGCTACAACAACATTATAAGCCCGTTCGATTGTTGGCTTGGCTGGTCGTAGTGCTGGTGTCCAGTGCGGGGATTTTCGCTGGGCTGAACATGATGTACGGAGCGGTTGCAGGCCGCGTCCGGGAAATAGCGACGTTGCAGGCGATCGGTTACCGCCGTTGCGCTATCTTGATCAGTTTGATCCAAGAAGGTGTGCTTCTATCTGCAGCCGGATCGCTCGTTTCTGGAGTGATCGCGCTGACCGTGCTGAATGGAATGGCAGTTCGGTTCACGATGGGTGCGTTTACGTTACGCATCGACGGCGTAGCGATCTTAATTGGTTGCAGCGTCGGACTGTTATTGGGTGTCGTTGGTGCGTTACCACCGGCACTGAAAGCGCTGCGAGCAGAAGTCGCAGCGAGCCTTAAAGCTGTTTAG
- a CDS encoding efflux RND transporter permease subunit, with amino-acid sequence MLNALIKFALHQRLLVIAIALGLIGIGTWQIFQMPIDVFPDLNRPRVVIMTEAPGMAPEEVETLITFPIETTINGANGVEAVRSSSGVGISVIYVEFAYGTDVYTDRQIVAERMQLVQDRLPAGIQPQLAPISSIMGQILMLGMWTDNPDVTPMELRTEADWVVRQRLLTIPGVSQVFTMGGERKQFQVRVNPDAMTRYGVTLEQVETAVSKSNENGTGGYLDQQGPSEFLVRSLGRIQSVGDLQDIPITIRDGRPVLLSQVAEIHEGAQVKRGDSSAFVRKAEGESAFSGGPAVVLTVNKQPGADTRAVTDSIIDALEELKPSLSPGVRIEATYSQKSFIDRAIKNVEEALRDGVILVVIILFLFLMNVRTTFITLTAIPLSLVMTALIFAVFGLSINTMTLGGIAVAMGELVDDAIVDVENIFRRLKENRSAANPLHPLLVVYRASAEVRRSIVFSTMIVILVFLPLFALGGMEGKLFAPLGVAYIVSILASLLVSLTVTPVLSYWLLGSISSKGHEKDGFVLRGVKWIGERVIRFSLAFPWLNLGVTVAIVVLAGLFLSRLERDFLPPFNEGTVQLNVVLPPGTSLAASAGINRTVESALMEIPDVQRFVRRTGRAELDEHAEGVNMSEYLIELDPNSSQSREQQLQNIRSSMDQIPGIVTATEQPIAHLISHMLSGVKAQVGVKLYGDDLDLLRQKAEQIKAEMAIVPGVTDLMIEPQVIIPQLRVEMDRGQLKQLGLQVNDVNEYVQTAMNGKVASEILDGMRTFDLTVRMQDNYREDINALKRLPIQLPEGGTVPLGNVARIYESGGPNTVNRENVRRRVVIQCNVADRGVVDVVQDIKKAIAPIIETLPAGYYPTYEGQFQSQQSASRVIGILFAISLVGVFFVLYTLFRTVNLALQVMAALPMAFIGSVAALVLTGQTVTIASMVGFISLAGIASRNGVLLLQHYIHLVEFEGESFTKEMIVRAGLERLAPVLMTALTAGIALIPLVLAAGEPGKEILYPVATVILGGVVSSTMLDFFVHPALFWLFGIRSAERAVKAAHTQIELNDEVVARAA; translated from the coding sequence ATGTTAAATGCATTAATCAAGTTCGCGCTCCATCAGCGCTTGCTAGTCATTGCCATCGCACTTGGATTGATCGGAATCGGCACCTGGCAGATTTTCCAGATGCCTATCGATGTATTCCCTGATCTAAATCGTCCTCGTGTCGTGATCATGACCGAAGCGCCAGGAATGGCCCCGGAAGAAGTCGAAACGTTGATCACGTTTCCCATCGAAACCACGATCAACGGTGCCAACGGCGTGGAAGCAGTCCGAAGCTCCTCTGGCGTAGGCATTTCCGTCATCTACGTCGAATTCGCCTATGGCACAGACGTTTATACAGACCGGCAGATCGTGGCTGAACGAATGCAGTTGGTACAAGATCGCTTGCCCGCGGGCATACAGCCACAACTCGCACCGATCTCGTCCATCATGGGACAGATCCTGATGCTGGGAATGTGGACAGACAATCCGGATGTCACCCCCATGGAATTGCGAACGGAAGCAGATTGGGTCGTCCGCCAACGCCTGCTTACGATTCCAGGAGTTTCGCAGGTTTTTACCATGGGCGGCGAGCGCAAGCAGTTTCAAGTTCGTGTTAATCCCGATGCCATGACGCGTTACGGTGTCACGCTCGAACAAGTCGAAACTGCGGTTAGCAAGAGCAACGAAAACGGGACCGGAGGATATCTTGACCAACAAGGCCCCAGTGAATTTCTGGTTCGCAGCCTTGGACGAATTCAATCTGTCGGCGACCTGCAGGATATACCTATCACGATCCGCGATGGCCGGCCGGTGCTACTGTCGCAAGTCGCTGAGATTCATGAGGGCGCGCAAGTCAAACGCGGTGACAGTTCGGCTTTCGTACGAAAAGCTGAAGGCGAATCGGCGTTCTCCGGTGGTCCTGCTGTCGTTCTAACTGTTAACAAGCAGCCCGGCGCGGATACGAGAGCCGTTACCGATTCCATCATAGACGCTCTTGAGGAGCTAAAACCATCGCTCTCACCGGGAGTCCGGATTGAAGCGACGTACTCGCAAAAGTCATTCATTGATCGTGCGATTAAAAATGTCGAAGAAGCACTTCGAGATGGTGTGATCCTCGTGGTCATCATCCTGTTCTTGTTCTTGATGAATGTACGCACGACCTTTATCACGCTGACTGCAATACCACTATCGCTGGTGATGACGGCATTGATTTTTGCTGTGTTTGGGCTCTCCATCAATACGATGACGCTCGGCGGCATTGCTGTGGCGATGGGCGAGTTGGTCGACGATGCGATTGTTGATGTCGAGAACATTTTTCGACGGTTGAAAGAGAATCGTTCGGCCGCGAACCCACTTCATCCACTGTTAGTCGTCTACCGAGCGAGTGCAGAGGTTCGTCGATCGATCGTCTTCAGCACGATGATCGTTATTCTCGTGTTCCTGCCTTTGTTTGCACTTGGTGGCATGGAAGGCAAACTGTTTGCTCCGCTGGGCGTGGCATACATCGTATCGATCCTGGCATCCTTGTTGGTGTCGCTGACGGTGACTCCGGTACTGTCCTATTGGCTACTGGGGAGCATCAGCAGCAAGGGCCACGAGAAGGATGGTTTTGTACTGCGAGGTGTGAAGTGGATTGGAGAACGTGTCATCCGTTTCAGTCTTGCGTTCCCGTGGCTCAATTTAGGCGTAACTGTTGCGATCGTCGTCTTGGCCGGTCTATTCTTATCGCGGCTGGAGCGAGACTTCTTGCCTCCGTTCAATGAAGGCACTGTTCAGCTAAACGTTGTGTTGCCACCCGGTACCTCGCTGGCTGCATCGGCAGGGATTAATCGCACGGTTGAGTCGGCTTTGATGGAGATACCCGACGTTCAACGATTCGTGAGACGCACTGGTCGCGCGGAATTGGACGAACATGCCGAAGGGGTCAATATGAGCGAGTACTTGATTGAGCTCGACCCGAATTCGTCACAATCTCGTGAGCAGCAACTGCAGAACATCCGTAGCTCGATGGATCAAATCCCAGGCATCGTCACCGCCACGGAGCAGCCAATTGCTCACTTGATCTCTCACATGCTCTCGGGCGTTAAGGCCCAGGTTGGCGTGAAGCTCTATGGCGATGATCTCGATCTGCTGCGGCAAAAGGCGGAGCAAATCAAAGCTGAGATGGCAATTGTGCCTGGCGTGACCGACTTGATGATTGAACCTCAAGTCATCATTCCTCAATTGCGAGTCGAGATGGATCGAGGGCAACTCAAACAACTTGGTTTGCAAGTCAACGACGTAAATGAGTACGTCCAAACTGCGATGAATGGCAAAGTTGCCTCAGAGATTCTCGACGGCATGCGCACTTTCGATCTCACCGTTCGCATGCAAGATAACTATCGCGAGGATATCAACGCACTCAAGCGACTGCCAATTCAGTTGCCTGAGGGTGGCACAGTACCGCTTGGTAATGTCGCTCGTATTTACGAGTCTGGCGGCCCCAACACGGTGAATCGCGAGAATGTGCGTCGGCGTGTCGTCATTCAATGCAACGTTGCAGACCGTGGCGTCGTCGATGTAGTGCAAGACATTAAGAAGGCGATCGCGCCGATCATCGAGACCTTACCCGCTGGTTATTACCCAACCTATGAAGGTCAATTTCAAAGCCAACAATCCGCGAGCCGTGTCATTGGAATCCTGTTTGCGATCTCTCTCGTCGGTGTGTTCTTCGTCCTATACACGCTGTTTCGCACCGTGAACTTGGCACTGCAAGTCATGGCTGCATTGCCGATGGCCTTCATCGGCTCGGTGGCTGCTTTGGTGCTTACCGGTCAAACAGTGACGATCGCATCGATGGTTGGCTTCATTTCGCTGGCTGGTATTGCGTCGCGAAACGGCGTGCTTCTGCTCCAGCACTACATCCATCTCGTGGAGTTCGAAGGCGAAAGCTTTACCAAGGAGATGATTGTCCGTGCGGGCCTTGAACGACTTGCACCGGTGCTGATGACTGCACTGACCGCCGGTATCGCGCTTATACCGCTGGTGCTCGCGGCCGGCGAACCGGGGAAAGAGATACTTTACCCCGTGGCAACAGTGATTCTCGGAGGCGTTGTCAGTTCGACAATGCTCGATTTCTTCGTCCACCCCGCTTTGTTCTGGCTATTCGGCATTCGGTCCGCCGAGCGAGCCGTGAAGGCTGCACACACGCAAATCGAACTCAATGACGAGGTCGTTGCTCGAGCAGCTTAG
- a CDS encoding efflux RND transporter periplasmic adaptor subunit, with the protein MKKLSLHTMLHNPWIRWGVGLSLVAVAVFFYPKWWPALNGWIDGTVAARKESMSEAGEGDAHSDEEHDHAHEEDGHDHAGHDESSTLELTPQSLKNLGLTAEYLRPIELSNFYRTVTVPAIVVAKPGRTDIKVSSPMIGIVQHVHAVSGEAVVPGDMLFEVRLTYEDLVDTQTQLIKNLADVAVEEREITRLEEVTRSGAVASKILLERQYALQKLQSSIAAQRAALKLHGLSDEQIDTIVREQRLLRDLTIVAPEIDNHSHDENNLRLSDRRFRAASFQPQNQPPAVHEPEPLILERLSASKGQGVQAGEMLCTLSDYSSLYIEGKAFEQDAPAIAEVAAKGWPIEAIIPGVSGQETLADLKLAFVANAVDAQSRTLSFFVNLPNRILRDETTNEGQRFVTWKYRVGQRLEVRVPVEAWEKQIVLPVDAAVKDGADWFVFQQNGDHFDRVAVHVKYRDQKYVVIESDGAIFPGDVVALRSAHQMQMAIKNKSGAGADPHAGHNH; encoded by the coding sequence ATGAAAAAGCTCTCACTTCACACGATGCTCCACAACCCATGGATTAGATGGGGTGTTGGATTGTCATTAGTTGCCGTCGCCGTGTTCTTCTATCCTAAGTGGTGGCCAGCCTTAAACGGCTGGATCGACGGAACGGTTGCTGCTCGCAAAGAATCCATGAGTGAGGCAGGCGAAGGGGATGCCCATTCAGACGAAGAGCACGACCATGCTCATGAAGAAGATGGACACGACCACGCAGGGCATGACGAGAGCAGCACGCTCGAGCTGACTCCCCAATCGCTTAAGAACCTTGGCTTGACGGCCGAGTATCTTCGGCCAATTGAGCTTTCAAACTTCTATCGTACCGTCACCGTTCCAGCGATCGTTGTCGCGAAGCCGGGCCGAACCGACATAAAAGTGTCGTCGCCCATGATCGGCATTGTGCAACATGTACACGCCGTGAGCGGCGAGGCAGTCGTACCAGGGGATATGCTTTTCGAAGTTCGTCTGACGTATGAAGATCTCGTCGACACGCAGACGCAGTTGATTAAGAACTTGGCTGACGTTGCTGTGGAAGAACGCGAGATCACGCGGCTTGAAGAAGTGACTCGCTCCGGTGCAGTCGCCAGTAAGATCTTGCTGGAACGGCAGTACGCTCTTCAAAAACTGCAAAGCTCAATTGCCGCCCAACGAGCTGCACTGAAACTGCATGGGCTGAGCGACGAGCAAATCGACACGATTGTTCGCGAACAACGCTTGCTGCGCGATCTCACCATTGTCGCTCCGGAAATCGACAATCATTCACATGATGAAAATAATCTGCGATTGAGCGATCGCCGATTTCGAGCAGCCTCCTTTCAGCCTCAGAATCAACCACCGGCAGTTCACGAGCCAGAGCCGTTGATCTTGGAACGATTGAGCGCTTCAAAGGGGCAAGGTGTACAAGCCGGCGAAATGCTCTGCACGCTTTCCGACTATTCGTCTCTCTACATCGAGGGCAAGGCGTTTGAACAGGATGCCCCAGCGATCGCCGAAGTTGCGGCTAAGGGCTGGCCAATCGAGGCGATCATTCCAGGAGTGTCGGGCCAAGAAACCTTAGCCGACCTTAAGTTAGCATTCGTTGCGAACGCCGTTGATGCGCAGTCGCGAACGCTGTCTTTCTTCGTCAATTTGCCAAACAGAATTCTTCGCGATGAAACCACAAACGAGGGACAAAGATTTGTCACTTGGAAGTATCGCGTAGGTCAGCGGCTTGAAGTTCGCGTCCCCGTTGAGGCTTGGGAAAAGCAGATTGTTCTTCCAGTGGATGCGGCTGTGAAAGACGGAGCGGATTGGTTTGTGTTTCAACAGAATGGGGATCACTTTGATCGTGTCGCCGTACATGTGAAGTATCGAGACCAGAAATATGTTGTGATCGAGAGTGACGGAGCAATCTTTCCAGGCGACGTGGTTGCACTGCGTTCTGCGCATCAGATGCAGATGGCCATCAAAAACAAGTCCGGTGCAGGCGCAGACCCGCACGCAGGCCATAACCACTAA
- a CDS encoding efflux RND transporter periplasmic adaptor subunit, whose translation MAKEQLDISSLALDRTPTISATKAPSLQHKKRWLSRYALPVGVLLGFAMLLFAAAGSRFMPARSVTVVPVIVKRAELQQAGTTLFQAPGWIEPRPTAISVAAMTHGVIEELMVVGGQTVQKGEPIARLVSIDAELVLEQAKNALAIREGELNRAKAELSAARIRFDNPVHLRIQLADAMSNLTKSKTELAKLPFLIKSAESSVKYTLGSMAGKQSAKGAISDNTIAKAENEHAMATANLQELKQREPNLEREVSALEEVVHALERQLELLVEETRQLQEAEAKVQSAEAYRNEAKLQVRQAELALERSTVRAPMQGRILRVVASPGSRVMGLETTAGQSSSTVVEMYDPQKLQVRVDVRLEDVPMVIPGQQVNIETASSADVIHGQVLQITSSANIQKNTLEVKVELLNPPLSVSPEMLVTAAFLAPKSDVSSDSMGEAERIFVPESFVQASDSQSFLWIVDENSTARKRTVELGGKAADDLIAIKSGLRVTDKLIASGRDGLRDGARVHVTSDDPIIGMK comes from the coding sequence ATGGCAAAAGAACAACTAGATATTAGTAGCCTGGCGCTAGATCGTACGCCGACAATCAGCGCAACCAAAGCGCCATCACTTCAACACAAGAAGCGATGGTTGTCGCGGTATGCATTACCTGTCGGCGTTTTGTTGGGCTTTGCGATGCTACTTTTCGCTGCAGCGGGCTCTCGCTTCATGCCAGCCCGCTCAGTGACGGTCGTTCCGGTGATTGTAAAGCGAGCTGAGCTTCAGCAAGCAGGTACAACGCTATTCCAAGCGCCAGGCTGGATCGAGCCTCGTCCAACCGCCATTAGCGTAGCCGCGATGACTCACGGAGTTATCGAGGAGCTAATGGTCGTAGGCGGGCAAACAGTGCAGAAAGGGGAGCCGATCGCACGATTGGTTTCCATCGATGCGGAATTGGTACTTGAGCAAGCGAAGAATGCTCTAGCAATCCGCGAGGGTGAACTTAATCGCGCGAAGGCGGAGCTTTCCGCAGCGCGCATTCGCTTCGACAATCCCGTGCACTTGAGAATTCAACTGGCCGATGCAATGAGCAATTTGACGAAATCAAAAACAGAGTTAGCCAAACTGCCCTTCCTTATCAAGTCTGCCGAATCGAGCGTTAAATACACGCTCGGAAGTATGGCAGGAAAGCAATCAGCCAAGGGGGCGATCTCAGATAACACGATCGCGAAAGCCGAAAACGAGCATGCGATGGCAACAGCAAACTTGCAAGAGTTGAAACAACGCGAACCTAATCTGGAACGCGAGGTCAGTGCGCTCGAGGAAGTCGTTCACGCTCTTGAACGGCAATTGGAGTTGCTGGTAGAGGAAACTCGGCAACTGCAAGAAGCAGAAGCGAAGGTTCAATCGGCGGAGGCTTATCGAAATGAAGCTAAGCTGCAAGTACGCCAAGCGGAACTTGCCCTCGAGCGGAGCACAGTACGCGCTCCGATGCAGGGTCGCATTCTAAGAGTGGTCGCATCTCCTGGATCGCGAGTCATGGGCCTCGAAACTACGGCTGGACAAAGCTCAAGTACGGTCGTCGAAATGTATGATCCACAAAAACTTCAGGTGCGAGTTGATGTGCGACTTGAGGACGTTCCGATGGTCATACCGGGCCAACAAGTCAACATTGAGACCGCCTCTTCTGCCGATGTAATCCACGGTCAAGTGCTGCAGATCACCAGCTCGGCGAACATTCAGAAAAATACATTGGAGGTCAAGGTTGAGTTGCTTAACCCACCACTATCCGTGAGCCCCGAGATGCTCGTCACAGCCGCTTTTCTGGCTCCGAAAAGCGACGTATCGTCCGATTCAATGGGAGAGGCCGAGCGCATATTCGTTCCAGAGTCTTTCGTGCAGGCCAGCGATTCACAATCGTTTCTATGGATAGTTGATGAGAATTCAACGGCGAGAAAACGCACGGTGGAATTAGGTGGTAAAGCGGCCGATGACCTCATCGCAATCAAATCAGGTCTCCGAGTTACAGATAAGTTGATCGCTTCAGGAAGAGATGGATTGCGAGATGGTGCGAGGGTGCATGTAACAAGCGACGATCCAATTATAGGAATGAAATAG
- a CDS encoding ABC transporter permease — MIGYVLKTLWRHRTRTLLTVSGAAVAMFVFCFVGSVQEGLHRLTTGSDADRSLIVFQENRFCPTTSRLPEDYATKIREINGVRDVMPIQVWTNNCRASLDIVVFNGADPIQIQKSRPLTLVSGSWQQFQSQRDAAIVGRNVANRRGLKVGDQFSIGDISVRIAGLFSSTVPSEENLIYTSLAFLQYARGLNAAGLVTQHEVQLTDDADPDRVASEIDSKLRAGAVATKTRRKGAFQASTLSDLVDLIGFAHWLGYACVGLVLSLVATTTVMSVQDRIKEYAVLQTIGVRPLTTMRLVLTESTLLCLVGGVTGTLLAMLALSLGGFAIGAEGATIAFRPSVAQAFSGSAISLCVGVISGLPPAIQASTISIVHALRQS; from the coding sequence ATGATAGGTTATGTCTTGAAAACATTGTGGCGACACCGCACTCGAACTCTGCTGACCGTATCCGGTGCAGCAGTGGCGATGTTCGTTTTTTGTTTTGTGGGCTCTGTTCAAGAGGGGCTGCATCGGCTGACGACGGGTTCGGATGCGGATCGCAGCTTGATTGTGTTTCAGGAAAATCGCTTTTGCCCAACCACCAGCCGCTTGCCAGAGGATTATGCAACGAAGATCCGTGAGATTAATGGGGTGCGCGATGTCATGCCTATCCAAGTGTGGACGAATAACTGTCGAGCAAGCTTGGACATCGTGGTGTTCAACGGTGCCGACCCCATCCAGATCCAAAAGTCGCGACCACTCACGCTTGTAAGCGGTAGCTGGCAACAGTTTCAATCACAACGCGATGCAGCCATTGTCGGGCGCAATGTTGCGAATCGTCGAGGCTTAAAAGTCGGCGACCAGTTTTCGATCGGTGACATTTCGGTGCGGATAGCAGGGCTTTTTTCGTCGACGGTGCCTTCCGAAGAAAACCTTATTTATACGAGTCTCGCTTTTCTGCAGTATGCCCGCGGCCTCAACGCAGCCGGACTGGTTACTCAGCACGAGGTCCAATTGACCGACGATGCCGATCCCGATCGCGTGGCAAGTGAAATCGACTCCAAGTTGCGAGCCGGTGCCGTGGCAACCAAAACGCGTCGTAAAGGAGCGTTTCAAGCGAGCACACTTTCGGATCTTGTCGACCTCATCGGGTTTGCCCACTGGCTCGGCTACGCGTGTGTCGGTCTGGTGTTATCGCTTGTGGCTACTACAACGGTCATGAGTGTCCAGGATCGCATCAAGGAATACGCAGTGTTGCAGACCATCGGCGTGCGTCCTCTAACCACCATGCGTCTGGTTCTCACCGAAAGCACACTCTTATGCTTGGTGGGAGGCGTAACCGGAACGTTGCTTGCGATGCTCGCGCTGAGTCTCGGTGGTTTTGCGATCGGAGCTGAGGGAGCGACTATTGCCTTCCGACCGTCCGTAGCACAGGCGTTTTCCGGATCAGCAATTTCCCTTTGTGTTGGCGTGATCTCTGGTTTACCTCCAGCAATCCAAGCTTCAACAATTTCAATCGTGCACGCTCTTCGTCAGTCATAG